A region from the Kineothrix sp. IPX-CK genome encodes:
- a CDS encoding HAMP domain-containing sensor histidine kinase, with translation MKKKVPGKKLGGLLHILQHILIVSAAIAVLVVVTGSSVMIKGVDGNYSYSMDADEKGKVYEDSFLFNYIFGRGIADVARMGAVRSQMETDGRFSGDKEIDVATFYYRFEGVPDRYVTAKYRLEDLIKWAQYGFEHQEQWMTGEQVDEFLNRMTTYTQIDYSLGNLQGNIVTPFNSDIEENTDVYSVSANGLEDGESFYRDDTSATILVNRYQTVEGKNIEDYTGTWGDYYDLCSYVESTASELNSNYQDYFTYNDFYDLENSNLRYYIIKTIGDRQEVYTNLEAAGLSEKEVAQEFSRYGRFLYFSPADMEYTTNTLVKEETVRHVFNSYEYAYPETIKVWIGVDTEYPVSDVYIQGLNGYTGYIPYYWQLIGFAAAALVLYLALFIFLTAVAGRVRDENGNVVIRLQKIDFIPTELSVLGTIVLLGGIIIALTYVYDSMSFEYYYTTWFKVAAGAIVLICELLFTEFYYSMVRRLKADNLWAESLTCKGIAKGKKVVWNLYDNGTVIIKTWVPYAVFLAVNLLLFMLGAKGIVVALCADAAFGILVYRNAKSRQRIVEAIKKIKDGDLKFKVDETGLHGDNLVLAQAVNSIGEGIRTAVETSMKDERLKADLITNVSHDIKTPLTSIINYVDLIKRENIENEKVKGYVEVLDSKSQRLKQLTDDLVEASKISSGNISLEWERINLVELVNQTIGEFSEKFEQKHLTPVLNTPGNMMYIEADSRRIWRVVENLLNNIFKYALEGTRIYMDITERTGEEGEKYVEFAIKNISAQPLNINADELTERFIRGDVARSTEGSGLGLSIAKNLTEAQNGKFEIQLDGDLFKVILTFPLLNDVSL, from the coding sequence ATGAAGAAAAAGGTACCGGGGAAGAAGCTTGGAGGACTTTTACATATACTCCAGCATATTTTAATCGTTTCTGCGGCGATAGCCGTTTTGGTAGTGGTGACGGGCTCCAGTGTAATGATCAAGGGTGTGGACGGCAATTACAGTTACAGCATGGATGCGGATGAAAAGGGAAAGGTGTATGAGGATTCCTTTTTATTCAACTATATATTCGGAAGAGGCATTGCGGATGTAGCCCGCATGGGTGCAGTCAGAAGTCAGATGGAGACGGACGGCAGATTCAGCGGGGACAAAGAAATCGATGTGGCTACGTTCTATTACCGTTTTGAAGGGGTGCCGGATAGATATGTGACAGCGAAATACCGCTTGGAGGATTTGATCAAATGGGCACAGTACGGCTTCGAGCATCAAGAACAGTGGATGACCGGAGAACAGGTTGATGAGTTTCTGAACCGCATGACTACCTATACTCAGATCGACTACAGTCTCGGTAACCTTCAGGGAAATATCGTCACTCCTTTTAACTCCGATATCGAGGAGAATACGGATGTGTACAGTGTATCGGCAAACGGGCTGGAGGATGGTGAGAGCTTTTATAGGGACGATACAAGTGCTACAATTCTGGTTAACCGTTATCAGACCGTGGAAGGAAAGAATATAGAGGATTATACCGGAACGTGGGGAGATTATTATGATTTGTGCAGCTATGTGGAGAGCACAGCTTCTGAATTGAATTCCAATTATCAGGATTATTTCACATACAATGATTTTTATGATTTGGAGAATTCTAATCTTAGATATTATATTATCAAAACTATCGGAGACCGTCAGGAGGTTTATACCAATCTCGAGGCAGCCGGCTTGTCGGAAAAGGAAGTTGCGCAGGAGTTTTCCCGCTATGGGAGGTTTTTGTATTTCAGTCCCGCCGATATGGAATATACTACGAATACGCTGGTAAAGGAAGAGACGGTGCGGCATGTGTTCAATTCCTACGAATATGCCTATCCGGAAACGATAAAGGTCTGGATAGGCGTGGATACCGAATATCCGGTAAGCGATGTGTATATTCAGGGATTGAATGGATATACCGGTTATATACCTTATTACTGGCAGCTAATCGGCTTCGCGGCGGCCGCTCTCGTTCTCTATCTGGCGCTGTTTATCTTTTTGACAGCTGTAGCGGGGCGTGTCAGAGACGAGAATGGAAATGTTGTCATCCGGTTGCAGAAAATTGATTTTATTCCTACGGAGCTTTCGGTGCTTGGTACGATTGTTTTATTAGGAGGCATTATTATAGCGCTCACATATGTCTATGATTCCATGTCCTTTGAATACTATTACACTACGTGGTTCAAAGTGGCGGCCGGTGCGATAGTGCTGATTTGCGAACTATTGTTCACCGAATTTTATTACAGCATGGTGCGCAGGCTGAAGGCGGATAATCTATGGGCGGAGAGCCTCACCTGCAAGGGCATTGCGAAGGGGAAAAAGGTTGTTTGGAATCTATATGACAATGGAACGGTCATCATAAAGACTTGGGTTCCTTATGCGGTGTTTTTGGCGGTGAATCTTTTGCTTTTTATGCTTGGAGCAAAAGGAATCGTTGTGGCATTATGTGCCGATGCGGCTTTTGGCATTCTCGTTTACCGCAATGCGAAAAGCAGGCAGCGAATCGTAGAAGCTATCAAAAAGATAAAGGACGGCGATTTGAAATTCAAGGTGGATGAAACGGGTCTCCATGGCGATAATTTGGTATTGGCGCAGGCGGTAAACAGTATCGGAGAGGGAATCCGTACGGCTGTGGAAACGAGTATGAAGGATGAGAGGTTAAAGGCGGATTTGATTACTAACGTATCTCACGATATTAAGACACCCCTTACATCTATCATCAATTACGTAGACTTGATTAAGAGAGAGAATATTGAAAATGAGAAAGTGAAAGGATATGTGGAGGTTCTGGATTCCAAGTCCCAGCGTCTGAAGCAGCTCACTGACGATTTGGTAGAAGCTTCTAAGATTTCTTCCGGCAATATTTCTCTGGAATGGGAAAGGATCAATCTCGTGGAGCTGGTGAATCAGACGATTGGGGAATTCTCGGAGAAATTCGAACAAAAGCACTTAACTCCTGTTCTGAATACGCCGGGAAATATGATGTATATAGAGGCGGACAGCAGAAGAATATGGAGGGTCGTGGAGAACCTGCTCAATAACATTTTTAAGTACGCGCTGGAGGGTACGAGAATATATATGGACATAACGGAACGGACAGGCGAAGAGGGGGAGAAATATGTGGAATTCGCGATTAAAAATATTTCTGCACAGCCCCTTAACATCAATGCGGATGAATTGACCGAGCGCTTTATCAGAGGTGATGTGGCAAGAAGCACAGAGGGAAGCGGTTTAGGCTTATCCATTGCTAAGAACCTGACGGAAGCGCAGAATGGAAAATTTGAAATACAGTTGGACGGAGATTTATTTAAGGTGATTTTAACGTTCCCGTTATTAAATGATGTATCATTATAA
- a CDS encoding response regulator transcription factor, whose amino-acid sequence MANVLVCDDDKAIVDAIEIYLMQEGYHVLKAYDGEQAIKVLKENNVHLLIIDIMMPKLDGIHATLKIREYSSIPIIILSAKSEDADKILGLNIGADDYVTKPFNPLELVARVKSNLRRYTTLGNLNRENNALFSVGGLCINDDTKEVTVDGDGVKLTPIEYNILLLLVKNQGRVFSIDQIYESIWNEEAIGADNTVAVHIRHIREKIEINPKEPRYLKVVWGVGYKIEKQ is encoded by the coding sequence ATGGCGAATGTATTAGTTTGCGACGACGATAAAGCGATCGTGGACGCGATTGAAATTTATCTTATGCAGGAGGGCTATCATGTGCTGAAGGCATATGATGGAGAGCAGGCGATCAAGGTTCTGAAAGAGAATAATGTACATCTGCTTATTATCGATATTATGATGCCTAAGCTGGATGGGATCCATGCTACTTTAAAAATAAGAGAATACAGCAGTATACCCATTATCATTTTATCCGCCAAGTCGGAGGATGCGGATAAGATTCTGGGACTCAATATCGGTGCGGACGATTATGTGACGAAGCCCTTCAATCCCCTTGAACTGGTGGCAAGGGTAAAGTCTAATCTGCGCCGCTACACGACGTTGGGGAATCTGAACAGAGAAAATAATGCGTTGTTCAGTGTAGGCGGTCTATGCATCAACGACGATACCAAAGAGGTAACTGTGGATGGGGACGGCGTGAAGCTGACGCCGATAGAATACAATATTTTGCTGCTTTTGGTGAAAAATCAGGGAAGGGTGTTTTCCATCGATCAGATTTATGAAAGTATATGGAATGAGGAAGCCATCGGCGCCGACAATACGGTAGCCGTTCATATAAGACACATTAGGGAAAAAATAGAAATCAATCCTAAGGAGCCGCGTTATTTAAAGGTAGTTTGGGGCGTAGGCTACAAAATTGAAAAGCAATGA
- the pgeF gene encoding peptidoglycan editing factor PgeF, translating to MEIKRTGSGEVVRRNWLGEMEYLTFPRLEETGIVSHLFSTRVGGVSKGIFASMNLSYTRGDDKAAVDENFVRVARVLGRRTEDFVFSDQTHTTNIKRVTVKDRGKGLVREKDYADVDGLITDEPGIVLSTFYADCVPLFFVDTVHRAIGLSHSGWRGTVSRMGERTLEEMKQAFGTEAKNVTAAIGPSICGNCYEVDADVAEQFAAAFEGRTLNDILIEKEDGKYLLDLWRANFYILTQAGVPEEKISVTDICTCCNPEYLFSHRASKGKRGNLGAFLCLRPT from the coding sequence ATGGAGATTAAGAGAACTGGCAGCGGGGAGGTTGTCAGGAGGAATTGGTTGGGAGAGATGGAGTATTTGACTTTTCCCAGGCTTGAGGAGACGGGGATAGTGAGCCATTTGTTTTCTACCCGGGTAGGCGGAGTTAGTAAGGGGATCTTTGCTTCGATGAATTTAAGCTATACGAGGGGGGATGATAAGGCTGCGGTGGATGAGAATTTTGTCAGGGTGGCCAGAGTACTGGGAAGAAGGACAGAGGATTTTGTCTTTTCGGATCAGACTCATACGACAAATATTAAGAGGGTGACGGTAAAGGACAGAGGGAAAGGACTTGTTCGGGAGAAGGACTATGCGGATGTGGATGGTCTGATTACGGACGAGCCGGGAATTGTGCTGTCTACTTTTTACGCGGATTGTGTACCTCTGTTTTTTGTGGATACCGTCCATAGAGCCATCGGACTTTCCCACTCAGGGTGGAGGGGGACTGTCAGCAGGATGGGGGAGCGTACTCTTGAGGAGATGAAACAGGCGTTTGGAACAGAGGCAAAGAATGTGACGGCGGCTATCGGTCCGTCTATTTGCGGTAACTGCTATGAGGTGGATGCGGATGTGGCGGAGCAGTTTGCGGCAGCTTTTGAAGGCAGGACATTAAATGATATACTGATTGAGAAGGAAGACGGGAAGTATTTGCTCGATTTGTGGAGGGCGAATTTTTATATACTTACGCAGGCAGGAGTTCCTGAGGAGAAGATATCTGTCACTGATATATGTACCTGCTGTAATCCGGAATACCTTTTTTCACATAGGGCCAGCAAAGGGAAAAGAGGGAATCTTGGTGCCTTTTTGTGCCTGCGTCCGACTTAA
- a CDS encoding YraN family protein, with the protein MNNRGVGTQYETLASMYLEEHGFKVLEKNFRSRDGEIDIVGRDGEFLVFVEVKYRATEQKGMPEEAVGAAKQGRICRTADYYRFVHRYSEDEPVRYDVIGISGGEEVRIRWYKDAFPHVYRR; encoded by the coding sequence TTGAATAATAGGGGAGTGGGGACTCAGTACGAAACGCTTGCAAGCATGTATTTAGAGGAGCACGGTTTTAAGGTCTTGGAGAAAAATTTCAGAAGCAGGGACGGAGAAATCGATATTGTCGGGCGCGATGGAGAATTTCTTGTGTTCGTAGAAGTGAAATATAGGGCGACGGAACAAAAAGGAATGCCGGAGGAGGCTGTGGGGGCTGCGAAACAGGGCAGGATATGCCGGACGGCGGATTATTATCGATTTGTGCATCGTTATTCGGAGGATGAGCCGGTGAGGTATGATGTAATTGGGATAAGCGGGGGTGAAGAAGTTCGTATAAGGTGGTATAAAGATGCATTTCCGCATGTTTATAGGAGGTAG
- a CDS encoding EscU/YscU/HrcU family type III secretion system export apparatus switch protein: MKPYEKGKEKPKQAIALAYDPDDEAPRIIAGGQGELAERIIERAKEADIPIHKDDKLADTLSRLEIGDMIPPELYEVVAEILVFVDAMDKLKVKLDKDRSR; encoded by the coding sequence ATGAAGCCGTATGAAAAGGGAAAGGAAAAGCCGAAGCAGGCTATCGCCTTAGCTTACGACCCGGATGACGAAGCGCCGCGAATCATTGCCGGCGGCCAGGGAGAGCTGGCGGAGAGGATTATCGAGCGTGCAAAGGAGGCTGATATTCCTATTCATAAAGACGACAAGCTGGCGGATACCCTGTCCAGATTAGAAATCGGAGATATGATACCGCCCGAGTTGTATGAAGTTGTGGCGGAGATTCTTGTATTTGTGGATGCTATGGATAAGCTTAAGGTGAAGCTGGATAAGGACAGGTCGCGATAG
- a CDS encoding flagellar hook-length control protein FliK, with the protein MNLAGLFQPQYGNKSSGSRSDSVRAPISVTASGNYQTQQVIKNLSPGQTIQGEIVSRNGSEVQIRVDKDVVITARLDKDISLVVGQNVTFEVKNQSGQQLALRPLYENLSQNPNVLKALEAAKLPVTDELMRMVSSMMEQGMSIDKNALLDMGKLVSANPGVNPETIVGLRSLNLPVTPENIEQFENYQNYRHQILSSVTDFLSELPAAFQTMAAGGQADAAVNLYKQVLQLFTGPSIQGAMQNAAQSDENGKSMVIDASKITAGMPETAQAAGKESILNAAQNQAEGKMAETIIRMVDGEGDVKTANPDGTAVSKGTEAFAPQGRGDSLQGYTLLSEVLGQDGRNTLLNLLEGMGFSKQQLLQVADGSMPVKQLLQDVSTMLSASGQAVSRESIINLFGSKVYNQLLSNEVLQQWLLKPSDVGQKNTVEDFYGRLREQSARLTEALSQISKDIPLAKSLSTIQSNLEFMNQLNQAFNYIQLPMKMSGGNAHGDLYVYTNRRNAPKEDESVSALLHLDMQYLGTIDIYVKMKEKNVSTKFYLQDEQTIDFIADHIHILNERLSQRGYIMNAEMVMSKEEKKEMDVIDAMSTEEKRENILAQYSFDVRA; encoded by the coding sequence TTGAACTTAGCCGGTTTATTTCAACCCCAATACGGAAACAAAAGCTCTGGCAGCCGTTCGGATTCGGTGAGAGCTCCGATAAGTGTGACAGCTTCAGGAAATTATCAAACTCAGCAGGTGATCAAGAACCTGTCGCCGGGGCAGACGATTCAAGGGGAAATCGTGAGCAGGAACGGCAGTGAGGTGCAGATCCGGGTGGACAAGGATGTGGTCATCACTGCGAGACTGGATAAGGACATCAGCCTTGTGGTAGGGCAGAATGTGACCTTCGAGGTGAAAAACCAGTCCGGCCAGCAGCTGGCTTTAAGGCCGCTTTATGAAAATCTATCACAGAATCCCAATGTGCTTAAGGCATTGGAGGCCGCCAAGCTGCCTGTAACGGATGAACTGATGCGCATGGTTTCTTCCATGATGGAACAGGGAATGTCTATCGATAAAAATGCGCTTTTGGACATGGGAAAGCTGGTATCTGCCAATCCGGGAGTTAATCCTGAGACGATTGTGGGGCTACGAAGCCTGAATCTTCCCGTGACGCCGGAAAACATAGAACAGTTTGAAAATTATCAGAATTACAGACATCAGATATTAAGCAGCGTAACGGATTTTTTGTCGGAGCTTCCTGCGGCGTTCCAGACGATGGCGGCGGGAGGGCAAGCCGACGCGGCCGTTAATTTATATAAGCAGGTATTACAGTTATTTACAGGGCCATCCATCCAGGGAGCAATGCAAAATGCGGCGCAAAGCGATGAAAACGGGAAGAGTATGGTTATCGATGCGTCTAAAATAACAGCGGGTATGCCGGAGACGGCACAGGCCGCAGGAAAGGAAAGCATACTGAATGCTGCTCAGAATCAGGCGGAAGGTAAGATGGCGGAAACTATTATCCGTATGGTAGACGGAGAAGGTGATGTAAAGACAGCTAATCCGGACGGAACGGCTGTAAGTAAGGGAACCGAGGCTTTTGCTCCTCAAGGGAGGGGAGATAGCCTGCAGGGTTATACGCTACTTTCGGAGGTACTGGGACAGGATGGAAGAAATACACTGTTAAATTTATTAGAAGGGATGGGCTTTTCGAAACAGCAGCTTTTACAGGTGGCGGACGGAAGCATGCCGGTAAAGCAGCTATTGCAGGACGTAAGTACGATGCTGTCGGCAAGCGGACAGGCGGTAAGCCGGGAGAGTATCATCAATTTATTTGGAAGTAAGGTATACAATCAGCTGCTTAGCAATGAGGTCTTGCAGCAATGGCTGCTAAAGCCTTCGGATGTAGGGCAGAAGAACACCGTGGAGGATTTTTATGGAAGACTTAGAGAACAGTCGGCGCGGCTTACGGAGGCCCTTAGTCAGATCTCGAAGGATATTCCTTTGGCAAAGAGCCTTTCGACCATACAGAGTAATTTAGAATTTATGAACCAGCTCAATCAGGCGTTCAATTATATCCAGCTTCCGATGAAGATGAGCGGGGGAAATGCTCATGGAGATTTATATGTCTATACTAATAGACGAAATGCTCCGAAGGAGGATGAAAGCGTTAGCGCGCTTTTACATCTGGATATGCAGTATTTGGGAACGATAGACATTTATGTGAAGATGAAAGAGAAGAATGTCAGTACAAAATTTTATTTACAGGACGAGCAAACCATAGACTTTATTGCAGACCATATTCATATTCTGAATGAGAGGCTTTCGCAGAGAGGCTATATCATGAATGCAGAAATGGTAATGAGCAAGGAAGAGAAGAAGGAAATGGACGTCATTGATGCTATGAGTACGGAGGAAAAGCGGGAAAATATTTTAGCGCAGTATTCTTTTGATGTAAGAGCTTAG
- a CDS encoding ribonuclease HII: MEVKTNDIKKIFQAAEIEKLPELIESYSSDKRKAVQMIVISAKKKLEVLHKEEERMEQMFRYEKKYCDFAYICGIDEVGRGPLAGPVVAGAVILPKDCDILYLNDSKQLSEKKREELYDIIMKEAVAAGLGYVAPERIDEINILQATYEAMRQAIGNLSVKPDLLLNDAVTIPLVDIRQVPIIKGDAKSASIAAASIIAKVTRDRLMVQYDSVFPEYGFASNKGYGAQNHVEALKEYGPCPIHRRSFIKNIIPV; the protein is encoded by the coding sequence GTGGAAGTAAAAACAAATGATATAAAGAAGATTTTTCAGGCAGCCGAGATTGAAAAGCTGCCTGAATTAATAGAAAGTTATTCTTCCGATAAGAGAAAAGCGGTACAAATGATAGTTATTTCGGCGAAGAAGAAACTGGAAGTTTTACATAAGGAAGAAGAAAGAATGGAGCAAATGTTTCGGTATGAAAAAAAATACTGCGATTTTGCTTATATATGCGGCATCGATGAAGTGGGTCGAGGTCCTTTAGCGGGGCCGGTTGTGGCAGGCGCAGTAATTTTGCCAAAAGATTGTGACATTTTATATCTTAATGATTCCAAACAATTATCCGAAAAAAAGAGAGAAGAGTTATATGACATTATCATGAAGGAAGCCGTTGCTGCGGGACTGGGCTATGTGGCGCCGGAGCGAATCGATGAGATCAATATACTGCAGGCGACTTATGAGGCGATGCGTCAGGCTATAGGCAACCTTTCGGTCAAACCTGATTTATTGTTAAACGATGCGGTGACGATTCCGCTTGTGGATATCAGGCAGGTCCCTATCATCAAAGGAGATGCGAAGAGTGCATCTATTGCCGCAGCGAGTATTATCGCAAAAGTAACGAGGGACAGGCTGATGGTACAGTATGACAGTGTTTTTCCCGAGTACGGATTTGCCTCCAATAAGGGTTATGGAGCGCAGAATCATGTGGAAGCATTGAAAGAGTATGGTCCTTGCCCGATACATAGGCGTTCTTTCATAAAAAATATAATTCCTGTTTAA
- the lepB gene encoding signal peptidase I: MKRMLKEILSTSVYLLVVLCLTYVVIHFIGQRTQVIGSSMETTLSDNDNLIVDKITYRFNDPKRFDIVVFPFQYAKETFYIKRIIGLPGETVYIDEGGVIYIDGEALEEHYGKEVILDAGRAKEPVTLGENEYFVMGDNRNNSSDSRDPAVGNVSRDDIIGRAWIRIWPLKDLGILKHQ, translated from the coding sequence ATGAAGAGGATGTTAAAAGAAATATTGAGTACCAGCGTCTATCTGCTTGTGGTGCTTTGTCTGACCTATGTGGTGATTCATTTCATTGGACAGAGGACGCAGGTGATCGGAAGCTCTATGGAGACGACCCTTAGCGACAACGATAATTTGATCGTGGATAAGATCACTTACCGTTTCAACGATCCTAAGAGATTCGATATCGTGGTATTTCCGTTCCAGTATGCGAAGGAGACCTTCTATATTAAGAGGATTATCGGTTTGCCGGGAGAGACAGTCTATATCGATGAAGGCGGTGTTATTTATATCGATGGCGAAGCTCTTGAAGAACATTACGGAAAGGAAGTCATTCTGGATGCCGGACGGGCGAAGGAACCGGTCACCTTGGGAGAGAACGAGTATTTCGTGATGGGCGATAATAGAAATAACAGTTCAGACAGCAGAGATCCGGCGGTGGGCAATGTTTCCAGAGACGACATCATAGGAAGGGCGTGGATCCGCATCTGGCCTTTGAAGGATTTAGGTATCTTAAAACATCAATAA
- the ylqF gene encoding ribosome biogenesis GTPase YlqF: MNYQWYPGHMTKAKRMMQEDIKLIDLVIELVDARIPLSSRNPDIDELGKNKARLILLNKSDLADPKYNRLWSEYFKEKGFHVLEINSKNGTGVKAIQGVVQEACKEKIERDRKRGIINRPVRAMVVGIPNVGKSTFINTFAGKACTKTGNKPGVTKGKQWIRLNKGIELLDTPGILWPKFEDQAVGMKLAFIGSMNDEVLHIDELSLDLIHFLQEKYDGVLKKRYEVEPVGNTSDILREICVARHCYLKGEEPDLQRAAAIVVEDFRSGRLGRITLEFPE, from the coding sequence ATGAATTATCAGTGGTACCCGGGGCATATGACCAAGGCGAAGAGAATGATGCAGGAAGACATCAAGCTGATAGATTTGGTGATCGAGCTGGTCGATGCCAGGATTCCTCTCAGCAGCCGTAATCCCGATATCGACGAATTGGGAAAAAATAAAGCAAGATTGATCCTTCTTAACAAATCGGATCTGGCAGACCCGAAATACAATAGGCTTTGGTCGGAATATTTTAAGGAAAAAGGCTTTCATGTGCTGGAGATCAATTCCAAAAACGGCACAGGAGTAAAAGCGATACAAGGCGTCGTGCAGGAAGCCTGCAAGGAAAAAATAGAAAGGGACAGAAAAAGAGGTATCATCAACAGACCCGTTCGGGCTATGGTGGTAGGAATACCGAATGTAGGGAAATCGACGTTTATCAATACATTTGCAGGAAAGGCGTGTACGAAGACGGGAAACAAGCCGGGTGTTACAAAAGGGAAGCAGTGGATTCGCTTGAACAAAGGAATCGAGCTTCTGGACACGCCGGGCATCCTATGGCCCAAGTTCGAGGATCAGGCGGTAGGGATGAAGCTTGCTTTCATTGGTTCTATGAACGACGAGGTCTTGCATATTGATGAATTATCCTTGGATTTGATACACTTTTTGCAGGAGAAATATGACGGAGTCTTGAAAAAACGCTACGAAGTGGAGCCGGTCGGAAATACGTCGGATATACTTCGTGAGATTTGCGTTGCAAGACACTGTTATCTGAAGGGCGAGGAGCCGGATTTGCAAAGAGCTGCCGCTATTGTGGTGGAGGATTTCAGAAGCGGAAGGCTGGGAAGAATTACGCTGGAATTTCCGGAATGA
- the lepB gene encoding signal peptidase I has product MRRSKGLSFYEKKKRVSLHMVREIFGMVFGTFAAVLLAAVFVFSVGMRTNVIGVSMEPTLYNGQQILVNRFGYKLTSPKKGDVIVFLPNGNQNAHYYIKRVVALPGETVQIIEGQLYVDGVPEDNETYDKMEDAGIVENEIVLKNDEYFVLGDNRNISEDSRSGNIGPVNRDTIYGKAWFHMGTENEGMGLIQ; this is encoded by the coding sequence ATGAGAAGAAGCAAGGGCCTTAGCTTTTATGAGAAAAAGAAACGTGTAAGCCTTCATATGGTGAGGGAGATTTTCGGCATGGTGTTCGGCACTTTTGCCGCTGTTTTGCTTGCCGCCGTTTTCGTATTCAGCGTGGGAATGCGGACTAATGTCATCGGTGTATCCATGGAGCCGACGTTGTATAACGGACAACAGATACTGGTTAACCGTTTCGGTTACAAGCTTACTTCGCCGAAGAAGGGCGACGTCATTGTATTCCTGCCAAACGGCAATCAAAACGCTCACTATTACATAAAGCGTGTTGTAGCGCTGCCGGGTGAGACTGTGCAGATTATTGAAGGACAGCTTTATGTGGATGGAGTTCCCGAGGACAACGAGACCTACGATAAGATGGAGGATGCGGGAATTGTGGAAAATGAAATTGTTTTAAAAAATGACGAATATTTTGTTTTGGGTGATAACAGAAATATAAGCGAAGACAGCCGTTCGGGAAATATCGGCCCTGTGAATAGAGATACCATCTATGGGAAAGCATGGTTTCATATGGGCACAGAGAACGAGGGAATGGGACTTATACAATAA
- the rplS gene encoding 50S ribosomal protein L19, with protein MSNIIREIEAEQLKESVPEFNVGDTVKVYGKIKEGNRERIQIFEGTVLKMQGGSNRATFTVRKNSNGIGVEKTWPLHSPNVEKVEVVRRGKVRRAKLNYLRDRVGKKAKVKELVK; from the coding sequence ATGAGTAATATTATAAGAGAAATCGAAGCGGAACAATTAAAAGAATCCGTACCGGAGTTTAACGTAGGCGATACGGTAAAAGTATACGGTAAAATCAAAGAGGGTAACCGTGAGAGAATCCAGATTTTCGAAGGTACCGTTTTGAAAATGCAGGGAGGAAGCAACAGAGCGACCTTCACAGTAAGAAAGAATTCCAACGGTATCGGCGTTGAGAAGACTTGGCCTTTACATTCTCCTAATGTAGAAAAGGTAGAAGTAGTAAGAAGAGGTAAAGTAAGAAGAGCAAAACTGAACTACTTGAGAGACCGCGTAGGTAAGAAGGCAAAAGTAAAAGAATTAGTAAAATAA
- a CDS encoding amino acid-binding protein: MFIKQLSVFLENREGRLEDVLQVLKDNEVNIISLSLADTEKFGMLRLLVSSPEAAHNALKRNGFSSRLTDVLAIRISHRVGMLQELLEPICDAHINIEYMYALSTGRDDASMVLKTSDLAFAEKTLRAKGVEIIAPEEITDMQS, encoded by the coding sequence ATGTTTATTAAGCAATTGTCAGTTTTTTTGGAAAACAGAGAGGGACGTTTGGAGGATGTGCTTCAGGTACTTAAGGATAATGAAGTGAACATTATATCCTTAAGCCTTGCGGATACAGAAAAGTTCGGTATGCTCCGTTTGTTGGTGAGCAGCCCGGAGGCGGCACATAACGCATTGAAGAGGAACGGTTTTTCTTCCAGGCTTACGGATGTGCTGGCTATCAGGATTTCTCATCGTGTCGGCATGCTTCAGGAGCTGTTAGAGCCTATTTGTGATGCACATATCAATATTGAATATATGTATGCGTTGTCCACGGGACGGGATGACGCCTCTATGGTTTTAAAGACCTCGGACTTGGCGTTTGCAGAAAAAACTTTGCGTGCAAAGGGAGTGGAAATTATTGCTCCCGAAGAAATCACAGATATGCAGTCTTGA